From Rhizobium favelukesii, the proteins below share one genomic window:
- the dapA gene encoding 4-hydroxy-tetrahydrodipicolinate synthase — MFQGSIPALVTPFTDAGQVDEASFAAHVDWQIKEGSSGLVPVGTTGESPTLSHAEHKRVVELCIEAAAKRAPVMAGAGSNNTREAIELAQHAAKAGADAILVVTPYYNKPTQKGLIAHFSAIADAVKLPIYIYNIPGRSVIDMTPETMGALAKAHSNIVGVKDATGKIERVSEQRLTCGKEFRQLSGEDATALGFNAHGGVGCVSVTANVAPRLCAEFQAATLAGDYAKALEYQDRLMPLHKAIFLEPGLCGAKYGLAKLGRMSRNCRLPLVSTLEPATETAIDAAMRHAGLLN, encoded by the coding sequence ATGTTTCAGGGATCCATTCCCGCTCTCGTCACTCCCTTCACTGATGCTGGACAAGTGGATGAGGCCTCGTTCGCGGCCCATGTCGACTGGCAGATCAAGGAAGGCAGCAGCGGTCTCGTTCCGGTCGGTACGACCGGCGAATCTCCGACGCTGTCGCATGCCGAGCACAAACGGGTGGTGGAACTCTGCATCGAAGCCGCAGCCAAGCGCGCACCCGTGATGGCCGGCGCCGGTTCGAACAATACGCGTGAAGCGATCGAACTTGCTCAGCACGCCGCGAAGGCCGGGGCGGATGCCATCCTTGTCGTCACGCCCTACTACAACAAGCCGACGCAGAAGGGATTGATCGCGCATTTTTCGGCAATCGCCGATGCCGTAAAGCTGCCGATCTATATCTACAACATCCCTGGCCGCTCGGTGATCGACATGACGCCGGAAACGATGGGAGCGCTTGCCAAGGCCCACTCGAACATTGTGGGCGTCAAGGATGCAACCGGCAAGATCGAGCGCGTGTCCGAGCAGCGCCTGACTTGCGGCAAGGAGTTCAGGCAGCTGTCTGGCGAGGATGCGACCGCGCTCGGCTTCAATGCCCATGGTGGTGTCGGCTGCGTCTCGGTGACGGCCAACGTGGCGCCGCGGCTTTGCGCGGAGTTCCAGGCTGCGACACTTGCCGGTGACTACGCGAAAGCGTTGGAATATCAGGATCGCCTGATGCCGCTGCACAAGGCAATCTTCCTGGAGCCCGGTCTCTGCGGGGCAAAGTATGGCCTGGCAAAGCTCGGGCGGATGAGCCGCAACTGCCGTTTGCCGCTGGTTTCGACACTGGAACCTGCCACGGAAACGGCAATCGATGCCGCGATGCGCCATGCCGGCTTGCTGAACTAG
- the smpB gene encoding SsrA-binding protein SmpB, whose translation MAPKGSERVVKKIVAENRKARFNYEIIDTYEAGLVLKGTEVKSLREGKANIAESYASDEDGEIWLINSYLPEYLQANRFNHEPRRRRKLLLSGREINRLRAGINREGMTLVPLKIYFNDRGRAKIELALAKGKKLHDKRESEKERDWNRQKSRLLKDNG comes from the coding sequence ATGGCCCCCAAAGGCAGCGAGCGCGTGGTCAAGAAGATCGTTGCGGAAAACCGCAAGGCGCGCTTCAACTATGAGATCATCGATACCTACGAAGCCGGATTGGTGCTCAAGGGCACCGAGGTCAAGTCGCTGCGCGAGGGTAAGGCCAATATCGCGGAATCCTATGCCTCTGATGAGGATGGCGAGATCTGGCTCATCAACTCCTACTTGCCCGAATATCTGCAGGCAAACCGTTTCAACCATGAGCCGCGCCGGCGCCGCAAGCTCCTCCTCTCGGGGCGCGAGATCAATCGCCTGCGGGCGGGGATCAATCGCGAAGGGATGACCTTGGTCCCGTTGAAGATCTATTTCAACGATCGCGGTCGCGCAAAGATAGAACTGGCGCTCGCCAAGGGTAAGAAGCTGCACGACAAGCGCGAGTCGGAGAAGGAGCGCGATTGGAATAGGCAGAAAAGCCGTCTTCTCAAGGACAACGGCTAG
- a CDS encoding NYN domain-containing protein, translating to MFDPREKIALFIDGANLYAASKSLGFDIDYRKLLKAFQKRGYLLRAYYYTALIEDQEYSSIRPLIDWLDYNGYKVVTKPAKEFTDSMGRRKIKGNMDIELAIDAMEQSETVDHLVIFSGDGDFTTLVEALQRKGRKVSVISTMATQPPMIADDLRRQADHFIDLLSLKSEIGRDPSERPPRPTETATPTDLEA from the coding sequence ATGTTTGATCCACGCGAAAAAATTGCTCTTTTTATCGATGGCGCCAATCTCTACGCTGCGTCCAAAAGTCTTGGTTTCGATATCGACTACCGCAAGCTGTTGAAGGCGTTTCAGAAACGCGGCTATCTCTTGCGCGCCTACTACTACACGGCGCTGATCGAAGATCAGGAGTACTCTTCCATTCGCCCGCTGATCGATTGGCTGGACTACAACGGCTACAAGGTCGTGACGAAGCCGGCGAAGGAATTCACGGATTCGATGGGCCGCCGAAAGATCAAGGGCAACATGGACATCGAGCTTGCGATCGACGCCATGGAGCAATCGGAAACCGTCGACCATCTCGTCATATTCTCCGGCGACGGAGACTTCACGACGCTTGTGGAGGCACTCCAGCGCAAGGGCCGAAAGGTCTCGGTCATCTCAACGATGGCAACGCAACCTCCGATGATTGCCGACGACCTGCGTCGCCAGGCCGATCATTTCATAGACCTTCTGTCCTTGAAGAGCGAAATCGGGCGGGATCCCTCGGAGCGACCACCGCGGCCGACCGAAACCGCGACGCCCACCGATCTGGAAGCTTAA
- the rpoZ gene encoding DNA-directed RNA polymerase subunit omega — MARVTVEDCIDKVENRFELVLLASHRARLISQGASITIDRDNDKNPVVALREIADETLSPDDLKEDLIHSLQKHVEIDEPEPDPASLIAAGGVAAADSEEQEDLPETITFDQMSEEELLAGIEGLVPPEKSDDY; from the coding sequence ATGGCCCGTGTCACCGTAGAAGACTGCATTGATAAAGTTGAGAACCGCTTCGAGCTGGTTCTGCTTGCCAGCCACCGTGCCCGGCTGATTTCCCAGGGCGCCTCGATCACCATCGATCGTGACAACGACAAGAACCCGGTTGTGGCTCTTCGCGAGATCGCCGACGAGACGCTTTCTCCGGACGATCTCAAGGAAGATTTAATCCACTCGCTGCAGAAGCACGTCGAAATCGACGAGCCCGAGCCCGATCCGGCGAGCCTCATTGCAGCTGGCGGCGTCGCTGCGGCTGATAGCGAAGAGCAAGAGGATCTTCCCGAAACGATCACCTTCGACCAGATGTCGGAAGAAGAGCTTCTGGCTGGCATCGAAGGCCTCGTGCCGCCGGAAAAGAGCGACGATTACTAA
- a CDS encoding RelA/SpoT family protein, translated as MMRQYELVERVQKYKPDANEALLNKAYVYAMQKHGQQKRASGDPYISHPLEVAAILTDMHLDESTIAVALLHDTIEDTTATRAEIDELFGEDIGRLVEGLTKIKKLDLVTKKAKQAENLRKLLLAISDDVRVLLVKLADRLHNMRTLDHMSPEKRARISEETMDIYAPLAGRMGMQDMREELEDLSFRHINPEAYETVTGRLEELSKRNEGLVKKIETELGDLLVANGLNSAIVKGRQKKPYSVFRKMQSKSLSFEQLSDVYGFRIIVDDIPACYRALGIVHTRWRVVPGRFKDYISTPKQNDYRSLHTTIVGPSSQRIELQIRTKRMHEIAEFGIAAHTLYKDAASTSDNDILSRESNAYSWLRHTIEALAEGDSPEEFLEHTKLELFQDQVFCFTPKGKLIALPRGATPIDFAYAVHTNIGDTTVGAKINGRIMPLVTRLANGDEVEIIRSGVQVPPAAWEEIVVTGKARAAIRRATRLAIRKQYAGLGHRILERTFERAGKIFSREAMKPALHRLGQKDVEDAIAAVGRGEMSSLDVLRAVYPDHLEERVTAKPSGDDGWFNVRSASGMIFKIPGKAKSGVDGAAADLKADIGMDTMPIRGISSNVDVQFAPTGAVPGDRIVGIMNTTEKGNGITIYPIQSPTLQRFDDQPDRWIDVRWDLDEANKSRFMARIMVNALNEPGTLAKLAQTVAGVDVNIRVFNTVRVATDFTEMTLDVEVWDLRQLNQLLAQMKDLECVATVRRLYE; from the coding sequence ATGATGCGGCAGTACGAGCTCGTGGAGCGGGTTCAGAAATATAAGCCCGACGCCAACGAAGCCCTGCTGAACAAAGCCTATGTCTATGCGATGCAAAAGCATGGACAACAAAAGCGTGCCAGCGGCGATCCCTACATCTCGCATCCGCTGGAAGTTGCCGCGATCCTGACCGACATGCACCTCGACGAGTCGACGATCGCCGTCGCGCTGCTTCACGACACCATTGAGGACACGACGGCGACGCGCGCCGAGATCGATGAACTCTTCGGCGAGGACATCGGTCGGCTGGTTGAGGGACTGACGAAGATCAAGAAGCTCGATCTCGTCACCAAGAAGGCCAAGCAGGCCGAAAACCTGCGCAAATTGCTGCTCGCCATCTCAGACGACGTGCGTGTGCTGCTCGTCAAGCTTGCAGACCGTCTGCACAACATGCGAACGCTGGATCACATGTCACCGGAAAAGCGTGCGCGCATTTCCGAGGAGACCATGGATATTTATGCGCCGCTTGCCGGACGCATGGGCATGCAGGACATGCGCGAGGAGCTGGAAGACCTCTCCTTCCGCCACATCAACCCGGAGGCCTACGAGACCGTCACCGGGCGGCTCGAGGAGCTTTCGAAGCGCAACGAAGGTCTGGTCAAGAAGATCGAGACCGAATTGGGCGATCTGCTCGTTGCGAACGGGCTGAATAGCGCGATCGTCAAGGGACGCCAGAAGAAGCCTTACTCCGTGTTCCGCAAGATGCAGTCGAAGTCGCTGTCCTTCGAGCAGCTTTCAGACGTCTACGGCTTCCGCATCATCGTCGATGATATTCCGGCTTGCTACCGGGCTCTCGGTATCGTTCACACCCGCTGGCGCGTGGTTCCCGGGCGCTTCAAGGACTATATCTCGACGCCGAAGCAGAATGACTACCGTTCGCTGCACACGACGATCGTCGGCCCGTCCAGCCAGCGCATCGAGCTTCAGATCCGCACCAAGCGGATGCACGAGATCGCTGAGTTCGGTATCGCCGCCCACACGCTCTATAAGGATGCCGCTTCGACCTCTGACAACGATATCCTGTCGCGTGAGTCCAACGCCTATTCATGGCTGCGACACACAATCGAGGCGCTTGCCGAAGGAGACAGCCCGGAGGAATTCCTGGAGCATACAAAGCTCGAGCTGTTCCAGGATCAGGTCTTCTGCTTCACGCCCAAGGGCAAACTGATCGCGCTTCCGCGAGGCGCGACCCCGATCGACTTTGCCTATGCGGTTCACACCAATATCGGCGACACGACAGTCGGTGCCAAGATCAACGGTCGTATCATGCCGCTCGTGACCCGGCTGGCAAATGGCGATGAGGTCGAGATCATTCGCTCCGGCGTGCAGGTGCCGCCTGCAGCCTGGGAAGAGATTGTCGTGACGGGCAAGGCGAGGGCCGCGATCCGCCGCGCCACCCGATTGGCCATCCGCAAGCAATATGCCGGCCTCGGCCATCGCATTCTGGAGCGCACCTTCGAGCGGGCCGGCAAGATCTTCTCGCGCGAAGCGATGAAGCCCGCGCTCCATCGGCTTGGGCAGAAGGATGTCGAAGACGCCATCGCCGCTGTCGGTCGTGGCGAAATGTCGTCGCTCGATGTGTTGCGCGCCGTTTATCCGGACCATCTGGAAGAACGCGTGACGGCCAAGCCGAGCGGTGACGACGGTTGGTTCAATGTTCGCAGTGCCTCCGGCATGATCTTCAAGATACCGGGCAAGGCGAAGTCGGGTGTCGACGGCGCGGCCGCAGACCTCAAAGCCGATATCGGTATGGATACGATGCCCATCCGGGGCATTTCGAGCAATGTCGATGTGCAGTTTGCGCCGACAGGCGCCGTACCCGGTGACCGCATCGTCGGGATCATGAATACGACGGAGAAGGGCAACGGCATTACGATCTACCCGATACAGTCGCCGACGCTGCAGCGTTTCGATGATCAGCCGGACCGATGGATCGATGTTCGCTGGGATCTCGATGAGGCCAACAAGTCGCGATTCATGGCGCGGATCATGGTCAATGCCTTGAACGAGCCCGGTACGTTGGCAAAACTCGCACAGACCGTTGCAGGTGTCGACGTCAATATCCGCGTGTTCAATACGGTGCGCGTCGCAACCGACTTCACCGAAATGACGCTTGATGTTGAGGTGTGGGACCTTCGGCAGTTGAATCAGCTGCTTGCTCAAATGAAGGATCTGGAATGCGTCGCGACGGTCCGCCGGCTCTACGAGTAG
- a CDS encoding DUF3563 family protein — protein sequence MFTPIKKIARALRAPTAEEREMAYLNGSFDRIDLEYRQRQVDRGLFRIR from the coding sequence ATGTTTACACCGATCAAGAAGATCGCCCGCGCACTGCGCGCACCGACTGCTGAAGAACGCGAAATGGCTTACCTGAACGGCTCGTTTGACCGTATCGATCTTGAATATCGTCAGCGTCAGGTTGATCGCGGTCTGTTCCGCATTCGCTAA
- a CDS encoding DUF2062 domain-containing protein codes for MLFRRRKPAGFREKVREVLWPRKGFLRPLRYFTMRVLRLTASPHAVAMGVAAGIFVSWTPFIGVHFVMAFVLSYLFSGNMVAAALGCAAFGNPLTYPFIWGATWEIGHLLLARQDTMQGHAIDLGALFHELHFSELWRPVLEPMLIGSIPPALLTSVIVYFGTFYAVKGFQTRRRERLMERARMRLLDAVQETV; via the coding sequence ATGTTGTTCCGACGTCGAAAACCTGCTGGATTTCGTGAGAAAGTGCGTGAGGTGCTTTGGCCTCGCAAGGGATTCTTGCGGCCGCTCCGCTATTTCACGATGCGTGTTCTGCGCTTGACGGCGTCGCCGCACGCCGTCGCCATGGGCGTAGCCGCAGGGATTTTTGTGTCCTGGACGCCCTTTATCGGCGTTCATTTCGTTATGGCCTTCGTGCTCAGCTATCTCTTCTCCGGCAATATGGTCGCCGCCGCGCTTGGTTGCGCGGCTTTTGGCAATCCGCTGACCTATCCCTTTATCTGGGGGGCGACCTGGGAGATCGGTCACCTGCTGCTCGCTCGTCAGGATACGATGCAGGGGCACGCGATCGATCTTGGTGCTTTATTCCATGAGTTGCATTTCTCCGAACTCTGGCGCCCCGTTCTCGAGCCGATGCTTATCGGCTCCATCCCGCCGGCGCTTCTGACTTCCGTCATCGTCTACTTCGGAACCTTCTACGCCGTGAAGGGCTTCCAGACGCGCCGCCGCGAGCGTCTGATGGAGCGTGCCCGCATGCGGCTGCTAGACGCAGTACAGGAAACCGTATGA
- the acpS gene encoding holo-ACP synthase — protein sequence MIIGIGSDLIDIRRVEKSLERFGERFTNRCFTEVERAKSDRRANRAASYAKRFAAKEACSKALGTGMAQGVFWKDLGVVNLPSGKPTMKLTGGAAEMLQSMLPAGHRAAIHLTITDDYPLAQAFVIIEAIPESA from the coding sequence ATGATTATCGGCATCGGCAGCGATCTCATCGACATCAGGCGTGTCGAGAAATCCCTCGAACGCTTTGGCGAGCGCTTCACCAATCGCTGCTTCACCGAGGTCGAGCGGGCGAAGTCCGACCGGCGTGCCAACCGTGCGGCCTCCTATGCCAAACGCTTTGCGGCCAAGGAGGCCTGCTCCAAGGCGCTTGGGACAGGCATGGCGCAAGGTGTTTTCTGGAAGGATCTCGGCGTCGTGAACCTGCCGAGTGGCAAGCCGACGATGAAGCTGACGGGCGGGGCGGCCGAGATGCTGCAGTCGATGCTGCCGGCGGGCCACAGGGCTGCCATTCATTTGACGATAACCGATGATTACCCCTTGGCCCAAGCCTTCGTCATCATAGAGGCCATCCCGGAAAGTGCCTGA
- the lepB gene encoding signal peptidase I, giving the protein MSEKVETKPNALWENIKVIAQALILAMVIRTVFFQPFTIPSGSMMPTLLVGDYIFVNKFAYGYSKYSLPFSPNLFSGRIFASEPKRGDIVVFRFPPNPDVDYIKRLVGLPGDHIQVTEGVLYVNGKPVPKVPDGTFNSDYAQDPGQDVPVFRETLDSGVSYDTLDQSPVSRGDNTREFIVPEGHYFMMGDNRDNSLDSRFDVGFVPAENLVGRASVIFFSLGNDTSFGEIWKWPTNMRWDRLFKGVE; this is encoded by the coding sequence GTGTCCGAAAAAGTCGAAACCAAGCCGAACGCCCTTTGGGAAAACATCAAGGTCATCGCCCAGGCGCTGATTTTGGCGATGGTTATCCGAACCGTGTTTTTTCAGCCGTTCACCATTCCCTCCGGCTCGATGATGCCGACTTTGCTTGTGGGCGACTACATCTTCGTCAACAAGTTCGCCTATGGCTATTCGAAGTACTCGCTGCCTTTCTCGCCGAACCTGTTCAGCGGCCGTATCTTCGCGAGTGAGCCGAAGCGCGGTGACATCGTTGTCTTCCGTTTCCCGCCGAATCCCGATGTCGATTACATCAAGCGGCTGGTCGGTCTTCCCGGCGACCACATTCAGGTCACGGAAGGCGTTCTCTACGTGAACGGCAAGCCGGTTCCGAAAGTGCCGGATGGCACGTTCAATTCCGACTACGCGCAGGATCCGGGCCAGGACGTGCCGGTTTTCCGCGAGACCCTGGATAGCGGCGTCAGCTACGATACACTGGACCAGTCCCCGGTTTCCCGTGGCGACAACACGCGCGAGTTCATCGTTCCCGAAGGTCACTACTTCATGATGGGCGATAATCGCGACAATTCGCTCGACAGCCGCTTCGATGTCGGCTTCGTGCCTGCGGAGAACCTGGTCGGCCGCGCCAGCGTCATCTTCTTCTCACTCGGCAACGACACCTCGTTCGGCGAGATCTGGAAGTGGCCGACGAACATGCGTTGGGATCGTCTTTTCAAGGGCGTTGAATGA
- the rnc gene encoding ribonuclease III yields MSKAQTLSAADRTRLEALIGHEFAEKERLDRALTHASARTQKGGNYERLEFLGDRVLGLCVAELLFRTFGAATEGELSVRLNQLVSADTCAEVADELGLHLFIRTGADVKKLTGKRMMNVRADVVESLIAAIYLDGGLEVARRFILKFWEKRAARADGARRDAKTELQEWSHAKFGITPIYRVEERTGPDHDPRFTVTVEVAGVQPETGIERSKRAAEQVAATRMLEREGIWQKSSAGN; encoded by the coding sequence ATGAGTAAGGCGCAGACGCTCTCGGCGGCGGATCGGACAAGGCTTGAAGCCCTGATCGGTCACGAGTTCGCCGAGAAAGAGCGGCTGGATCGGGCGTTGACGCATGCCAGTGCCCGCACGCAAAAAGGCGGCAACTACGAGCGGCTGGAGTTTCTTGGCGACAGGGTGCTTGGCCTCTGCGTCGCGGAACTGCTCTTCCGCACGTTCGGCGCGGCGACAGAGGGCGAACTTTCGGTGCGTCTCAATCAGCTCGTCAGCGCCGATACCTGTGCGGAAGTCGCCGATGAGCTCGGCCTGCACCTCTTCATTCGCACCGGCGCCGACGTCAAGAAGCTGACTGGCAAGCGCATGATGAATGTGCGCGCTGATGTGGTCGAAAGCCTCATCGCCGCGATCTACCTCGACGGCGGTCTGGAAGTTGCCCGCCGGTTTATCCTGAAATTCTGGGAGAAGCGGGCAGCACGCGCCGACGGCGCGAGGCGCGACGCGAAGACCGAGTTACAGGAATGGTCACATGCCAAATTCGGCATCACGCCGATCTACCGGGTTGAAGAACGCACCGGACCGGATCATGATCCGCGCTTCACGGTGACGGTGGAGGTCGCCGGTGTTCAGCCCGAAACGGGCATTGAGCGCTCAAAGCGGGCTGCCGAGCAGGTCGCAGCCACACGAATGCTGGAACGCGAAGGCATTTGGCAGAAATCCTCTGCCGGAAACTGA
- the era gene encoding GTPase Era, translating into MTEEHDMADDAPETAGATRSGFVALIGATNAGKSTLVNRLVGAKVSIVSHKVQTTRAIVRGIAIHDNAQVVFMDTPGIFKPRRRLDRAMVTSAWGGAKDADLIMLLIDSERGLRGDAEAILEGLKEVHQPKILVLNKIDRVKREDLLALSAAANEKIDFTHTFMISAENGSGCDDVMDYLAKTLPEGPWYYPEDQISDLPMRQLAAEITREKLFLRLHQELPYSSHVETEKWEERKDGSVRIEQVIYVERDSQKKIALGKGGETIKAISSASRRELSEILEQPVHLFLFVKVRENWGDDPERFREMGLDFPK; encoded by the coding sequence ATGACGGAAGAACACGATATGGCGGATGACGCCCCTGAAACTGCGGGCGCGACACGATCGGGCTTCGTCGCTCTGATCGGGGCGACCAACGCCGGCAAGTCGACGCTGGTCAACCGGCTGGTCGGCGCCAAGGTCTCCATCGTCAGCCATAAGGTGCAGACGACGCGCGCCATCGTGCGCGGCATCGCGATCCACGACAATGCGCAAGTCGTGTTCATGGATACGCCTGGTATTTTCAAGCCGCGTCGGCGGCTCGACCGCGCCATGGTCACATCGGCCTGGGGCGGCGCCAAGGATGCCGACCTGATCATGTTGCTGATCGACAGCGAACGCGGTCTGCGCGGTGATGCGGAAGCCATCCTTGAGGGCCTCAAGGAGGTGCATCAGCCGAAAATCCTCGTCTTGAACAAGATCGACCGCGTCAAACGCGAAGATCTGCTGGCGCTCTCGGCAGCCGCCAACGAGAAGATTGACTTCACTCATACCTTCATGATCTCGGCCGAGAATGGTTCCGGTTGCGACGACGTCATGGACTATCTGGCAAAGACGCTACCCGAGGGACCTTGGTACTATCCCGAAGATCAGATTTCCGATCTGCCGATGCGCCAGCTTGCGGCGGAGATTACCCGCGAGAAGCTGTTCCTGCGGCTGCATCAGGAGCTTCCCTATTCATCGCATGTCGAGACTGAGAAGTGGGAAGAGCGCAAGGACGGCTCGGTCCGGATCGAGCAGGTGATCTACGTCGAACGCGACAGCCAGAAGAAAATCGCGCTCGGCAAGGGCGGCGAAACCATCAAGGCGATCTCGTCGGCCTCCCGACGGGAGCTCTCCGAAATCCTCGAACAGCCGGTCCATCTTTTCCTGTTCGTGAAGGTTCGCGAAAACTGGGGCGATGACCCCGAGCGCTTCCGCGAAATGGGGCTGGATTTTCCGAAGTAG
- a CDS encoding Crp/Fnr family transcriptional regulator, translating into MVTQRPTSSFKTPCERCPLRAIATFREFSSEELEFVSKFKRGELAVDAGATILVEGAHSAHLFTVLSGWGFRYKALEDGRRQILNYVMPGDLIGLQGTIMGEMQHSVEALSPVSLCVFERDKLMTLYSKHASLAFDITWIAAQEERILDEHLLSIGRRTALERAAYLIAFLFERGRVLKLFNGHPSIPITQQHVADTLGLSIVHTNKTLKKLANRNLIRWQERACEVLDGEGLMAAAGWEGLGEKVRPFI; encoded by the coding sequence ATGGTGACCCAGCGCCCCACTTCCTCGTTCAAAACGCCGTGCGAGCGCTGTCCGTTGCGTGCGATCGCGACGTTCAGGGAGTTCAGCAGCGAAGAGCTCGAATTCGTTTCGAAGTTCAAGAGAGGCGAGCTGGCCGTGGATGCCGGTGCCACGATCCTCGTCGAGGGCGCACATAGTGCGCACCTGTTCACCGTTCTTTCCGGCTGGGGCTTCCGCTACAAGGCACTGGAGGACGGGCGCCGGCAAATCCTGAACTATGTAATGCCCGGTGATCTAATCGGTCTTCAGGGAACGATCATGGGGGAAATGCAGCATTCCGTCGAAGCGTTGTCGCCTGTGTCTCTTTGCGTCTTCGAGCGCGACAAGCTGATGACCCTCTATAGCAAGCATGCGTCTCTGGCCTTCGACATCACCTGGATTGCTGCCCAAGAGGAACGCATCCTTGACGAACACCTGTTGAGCATTGGCCGTCGGACGGCGCTCGAACGGGCCGCCTACCTCATCGCCTTTCTATTTGAGCGCGGGAGGGTGTTGAAGCTCTTCAACGGCCATCCGTCGATTCCGATCACGCAGCAGCATGTGGCCGATACGTTGGGGCTTTCGATTGTTCATACCAACAAGACATTGAAAAAACTCGCCAATCGTAACCTCATCCGCTGGCAGGAGCGTGCCTGCGAGGTGCTCGATGGCGAAGGCCTGATGGCTGCTGCTGGCTGGGAGGGGCTCGGAGAGAAAGTCCGTCCCTTCATATGA
- a CDS encoding response regulator, producing the protein MKANRVLVLEDSLIIAMEAEDILRQVGVETIGIVSSLDQAMEATKTETFDFALLDVNLGEVMSFDFARHLANINIPFGFVSGYSDTKDFPEDLQNVPLLVKPFGESAMRDFLQKLFPASV; encoded by the coding sequence ATGAAGGCAAACCGTGTTCTGGTCCTTGAGGACAGTTTGATCATCGCGATGGAAGCCGAGGATATCCTTCGCCAGGTAGGCGTGGAAACGATTGGTATTGTCAGCAGCCTCGACCAGGCAATGGAGGCGACCAAGACCGAAACCTTCGATTTCGCGTTGCTGGACGTCAACCTCGGCGAAGTCATGAGCTTCGATTTCGCCCGTCATTTGGCCAACATCAACATCCCGTTTGGGTTTGTGAGCGGCTATTCGGACACGAAGGATTTTCCCGAAGATCTCCAGAATGTGCCCCTGCTCGTCAAACCGTTTGGCGAATCGGCGATGCGCGACTTCCTTCAGAAGCTCTTCCCAGCCAGCGTCTAA
- the recO gene encoding DNA repair protein RecO, which produces MQWHDRAIILGVKRHGETSVIAEVMTRERGRHLGMVRAGRSRAMQPVLQPGNEVEVTWRARLDEHLGEFRIEPLTLRAARLMETATAVYGVQAMGALLRFLPERDPHPHLFEALEVILDNLHNPADAGELFVRFELAVLNDLGFGLDLTECAATGARSDLAYVSPKSGRAVSRTAGAPWADKMLLLPSFLSSEENRAADIDSLNAAFRLTAFFLHRHVYEPRGVQAAAAREGFVQAALKALKAAATQDELPA; this is translated from the coding sequence ATGCAGTGGCACGACCGGGCAATCATCTTGGGCGTCAAGCGCCACGGCGAGACGAGCGTTATCGCCGAGGTGATGACGCGTGAGCGCGGGCGCCATCTGGGTATGGTCCGTGCCGGCCGGTCGCGGGCAATGCAACCTGTCCTTCAGCCCGGCAATGAGGTCGAGGTCACATGGCGCGCGCGCCTTGATGAGCACCTTGGAGAGTTTCGCATCGAGCCGCTGACGTTGCGGGCCGCGCGCCTGATGGAAACGGCGACTGCCGTCTATGGTGTACAGGCCATGGGCGCGCTGCTGCGGTTTTTGCCGGAACGAGATCCGCACCCGCATCTCTTCGAAGCGCTTGAGGTCATCCTCGACAATCTCCACAATCCGGCCGATGCTGGTGAGCTTTTTGTCCGGTTCGAGCTCGCAGTTCTGAACGACCTTGGTTTCGGCCTCGATCTGACCGAATGTGCCGCTACGGGCGCGCGTTCCGACCTTGCCTATGTGTCGCCGAAGTCGGGCAGGGCGGTCAGCCGGACTGCGGGGGCTCCATGGGCGGACAAGATGCTGCTCCTGCCGTCATTCCTGAGCAGCGAGGAAAACCGCGCAGCCGATATCGACAGCCTCAACGCTGCGTTCCGCTTAACGGCATTCTTTCTCCATCGCCATGTCTATGAGCCGCGCGGAGTGCAGGCGGCGGCTGCACGCGAGGGCTTCGTTCAGGCGGCGCTGAAAGCACTGAAGGCAGCCGCCACGCAGGACGAACTGCCGGCCTGA